Within Candidatus Hinthialibacter antarcticus, the genomic segment TGCGAAGGGACGCGCCCCAAAGCCGGGAATAAAGTTATCGGAACGCCCAAACGGCTGTGACGTTTCTAACGTCAGCCCGCGGTCCGCCGCAATGGTTTCTAAAGCGGAGGAGGCGGTGCGGATTTTATCAATGTCTTCTTCAGCCGCAGTTTGAGCGATGCCGCCGGCTTTCTCTTCTTTAACGTCTTGCACAACTTGTTCCCGCGCTTCGTCGAGCGTCATGTCGCGGCTTTCTTCCCGCTCGAGAGTCTCAACAAGATAAAGGTTTTGCGTACGCGCATTGCCCGCGAGAACCACGGGGGCGTTTTCGTCATTACGAAACGCCGCTGACGTCAGATAAAACCCGTCGGTTGTTGGAATGCCGGGAATGGCCCCGCCGCGTTCCACCCAATCGCTGGTCTGAATTTCATATTCATTTTGCACTGTATCTAACGAGACGAGCGAACCGGCTTTTTCTTGCATGGCCTCGACGGCGCGTTGTTTTTGAAGCGTTGAGCGAATCTCGCCGCTCACGCTTTCGAGCGAATCGGTACCCTCTTCTTTGCGGTCTTCGACCTTGAGAAGGTGGTAGCCAAATTGCGTCTTGACAGGGTCCGAAAGATCACCAATCGGCAACGAGAACGCCGCTTCGTCAAACGCAGGAACCATGACGCCTCGGCCAAAGTAGCCCAAGTCGCCTTTATTTTGCTTGGCCGTCGGATCTTCGGAATATTTCTCCGCCGCTTCGGCGAACGTCAAATCGCCGTTCGTAATTTCTTGTGTGATTTCCGCGATACGCTGCTGGACGGATTCGTCGGTTTTATCTTCATCCACGCGCAACAGCAAATGGCTGGCTTTGGCTTCTTCGCCGTGTTGATAGCGCACGATGTTTTGTTCGTAAAACGCGGCGACGTCTTCATCCGACACGTCTTGCGAGGCGGCATAGGTTTCAAGCGGTTCCTGAATATAACGGAACTTCACCCGCGCCTGCGTCACATATTTGCCTTTGTTTGATTCAAAAAAGGCTTGGACTTCTTCATCGCTTGCGGTGGTTTGGTCTGCGAAATTTTCGGGCTTGTAGGTCAAATACTGCACCCGGACTTTTTCGGCCACTTCATAATTCTGGCGGTTATTATTGAAGTAGCGCTCCAATTGAGCGTCGAAGAAGGTCGCGTCTTGAATATAGTCCGATGCGGGGAAATACACATACGAAGCGCGGCGCTGTTCGGGCACGCGATAGTCTTCGATGTTTTCCTGGAAGAACGCCGCCAATTCAGCGTCGTCGACTACCACTTCATCGGTATATTTCGTCGGTTCGAACGCGAGATAGTCGATGTCCATCGAAATCTTTTCGCGCTCTTCGGATTGGCCCAGTTCGCTTGCGGCCTGAAAACCTGAACTCGACGCCAAGTAGCGAATCTTGCCCAAGGTCATAAAGTCGCGTTGTTGCTCTTCATAATTAACCGGGTTGATTCCGTTATATTGCAAAATCGTACGATAAGCGGCGACATTGAAATTGCCGTTTTCATCTTGAAACGCGGGCGTACTTTGAATGTTTTGCACCACTTCCTGGTTGGTGGTGTCAACGCCCCATTTTTTAGCGATTTGTCGCAGCAACGTCGCAACGATGGTTTCACGCAAGGCTTGCTCGCGCACCATATCCGTGTCGATCTCAGCGTCGGGATTCTGTTGTTCAACGCGGCGACGGATATCATCCTGATGAAATTCCCACTCCCGCGTGGACACATCTTCGCCGTTGACTTTCGCCACCCATTGCACCTGTTGCGGCGCGGCGCATTGGCCGTACCCGTACAACAAGACGAAAGATGGAATGACCAGCCACAACGTGGCCGCCATAATATTTTTCTTATGCGCATTCAGAAACTCTAACATTCAGACAAAACCTCCAAATCAATCAGGACGTCAATGCGCCTTTGCTGATTTAACATTTGCGCTGCGTCTCGTAATTTGATACGCAACATCCCGCGTGAAAGTATGCAGCGGGAACTCAAGCCCCGCCTCCCCCGCTTGAAAATCACCGATTGTTTCCCGTGCAGCGGACCACGGATCAAACCGGACGACTCGATACTCGCCTGACGTATACCCAGGCAACTTGACCGTCGTAGGCTGCAAGGTTTCAGCGTTTGGATATTGGTCGAACACAACATAACGGTGCGCCCGGTCCTGAATCCATACCAATGCGCGTTCGGCGGCGCCGCGCGCAAATCCAACGGGTCTCTGCACAAATTGGCTAATCGACAACGAGCGCAATTCGACCCAGTCGGCCCCTACATTACGAATTTTGATGCTGTTTTCTCCCTCAGCAAGGGAGACAACGATTCGGCCTTGATCGCCGGACATTGTAGTATCTTCACTGCTTGCAGCGAATACCTCGGAGCGAACAAGCGCATCATTCACATAAATCCTCAAGGCGGCGCCGGCCCGCGCAACCCGCTCTAACTGGACCGTAAACTCGCGCGGGGCGTCTAAAGTCACTTGAAATACAGGGTTTGGAGCCATATTGCGATGGGAGTTGCCATGAATAAAGGTCGTCGCCTGATTTAATCCGTCAACAGTCCCATCTGGAAGAATTTCAAAGGTTTCGTGGTCAGTCTCCCCCCATCCCTGCTCTGGGATGAAGGTAAAGTCATCGGCATTGTCTTTTTGCGGCGCGATCAAAACCGTCGTCGGCAGCAATTGTTCGCGCTCCCAATCGACATCTTCTATATAGTCGGCGAGAAACCGAAAGTGATGATATAAATCCGCCGGGCGGATCCAATTGTCCCACCACCATGTCATCGCCGTCCCGCAGTCATAACTATGCACCGACGACCATAACTGGTTGTGCAGGCTCACCCCTTCTTTGTCAGACCGGGTCGGCCCGCGCCAGTCGTACGCCATTTCTGAGAAGAAATGCGGCTTGTGCATTTCATCTTCAAAATAGCGCTTCGCGACCGATTGCTGGCGTTCGATCAGATTATTTGTGTAGGAATGAGTTTGGGCGTAATCAATGCCGTCGATTCGATGCAAAGGCGACACGTCGCCCGATCCGCTGGTGGAACGCAGGTGATCGTATGGATCAATCGAGGCGAGGTACGCCGCCATTTCTTCATGCCAGTCGCGAACAACGGCCATGTCAAAATTGGAGGTGAGATCAACTTCGTTCCAAAATTCCCACGCCATTAAATTGGTGAAGGCGCCATACCGCCCGACGAGATAACGCAACTTGTCGCGGTAATCTTTTTTTGCGCGCTCGTCGGTAAAGAATTCGGAGGGACCGTTTAGATAGCCGCCGTTGGCTTTGTTGTAGGGGTTTTCATCCCAAATGGGGTTGGTCGAATTTGAATATTGCCCGTGATGGTTGACGACCAGGGTGACGGTAATTCCCCGCTCTTTGGCGTTTTGCAGGATGCCGTCCCACAGCGCGGCGTTATCGAGATCGTATGCGTCCAGGCCGTGGTAGCGTCCGCCCTGCGGAGACCACACCAGTTCGGTATAGCCCCACGAAACCATCCAGATGCGAATCCAGTTGATCTTGGCGGCGTGGCACTCGTCGAGATATCCCGTCCAATCAGAAAGCGAACGCGATACCCAACCCATGTTTTCCCCCAGCGGAAAATACGAGTCGCCGTTGTCGTAGACAAAGTAGCGTCCGCTCTCGCCAACACGGATAAAGCCTTGTTCGTCGCTTGGCTCAATGGTGAATTCACCCGACGCAAGTTCACGCGCGGCGCCGTCTTGCACAGCGTTGATTTTATATTGATAGGTTCCCGGTTCAGACGCCGCGTAGCGCAGCCCCCATTGGTTATCTTTGGTATAAAAGCAAGGAACAAGAAAGGTCTCGCCGAATTCTGCCGTTATGGTCGCATCAACTTTGACAATGTCTGAATCAAAGGGGTTCTCATACTCGGCGTTATCTTCAGCGAAGGCTTCAAAAATTTCATATTGCCCAAGCGAATAAGAGAGCGGCGCGAAAATTAAACAGGCGAGAGGCAACAAAACGCCATAACGAAGCCGTGCAAAACAATGATGTATCGACATGAGTCCTTCTCCACTAAAACAACATCGAATCGCTTATTCTTTTGAGTCGTTGCGCGGGCCGTGCTTATCTTTCCAGGCTTTGGCTTTTTCAAGAAACTCGCGCAAGCCCGCCTCGTCGCCCGATTCGATCAATTTCTTTAAGGAAATAAGTTCATCAGACAGCGCCGTTAAAGCGTCGCAAATTGCGCTCTGATTGTCCAGGCAGATGTCGAACCAAATGTCAGGGCTTCCCGCCGCCAGCCGGGTGGTGTCGTGAAAACCCGTCCCAACCACGGGCAAGATGGCGTCGCCCTGGGCCTCTGCGACGCGGCACAACGCCTTCGCCGTGAGATGGGGCAAATGGCTGGAATGGGCCGTCAATCGGTCATGGTCGGCGGGCGACATTTCAGTCACGCGCATACCCAGTTCCTGCCAAAATTCGAGCGTGAGTTTCACCGCTTCGGCGTCACTGGTTTCATTGGGCGTCACGATGCAAACGCGCCCGTCGAGAAGTTCCGCCCGCGCCGCCGCAACGCCGGTCTCATGCGACCCCGCCATGGGATGCGAGCCAACAAATCGTACCCGATTTCCAGCAACAGCCTCACATTGCGCAACCAGCTCGTCTTTGGTGCTGCCCACGTCAGTCACCACCGCGTTGGGCGTGAGAGAAGCAAGCGTTTGTTTGAAATTTTCTGGAATCAATCGCACCGGCGTACACAATATCAGCGCATCCAATTTTGGTTCGATTGCGTCCGGCTGCGTGGAAATTTCATCGACCGCGCCGCATTGGACCGCTTCATTCAAGCGTTCGACTGAACGCCCGATGCCGACCACTTGCGCTTGCGGCCAGCGCCGTTTGATCGCAAGACCCACCGAACCGCCGAGCAAGCCGACGCCGTAAATTCCAATTCGTTGAAAAAAGGGGAGATCGCGGGCCACAGGAAACTCTACAAAATTTCGTCTCTGTTCGGACGAAGCGCGCGGGGATACGACCCCAAAATCTTCACGAACAGGCTAAAGGATTCAATATCGCGGATTGCGCCCGCGACGTTTTCATCTTGATGATGGCCTTCGCATTCCAGAAAGAACATATATTGCCAGGCTTCCTGTTTGCTGGGGCGAGAAACGATATTGGTCAAATTGACTTTGTTCTTTTTGAACGGCTCCAGCATCTTATACAATGCGCCCACCTGGTCGCGCACATAGACCGCCATCGAGGTCTTGTCTTCTTTGCTGGGCTGCAAGGCTTTCTTGCCTAAGATATAGAAGCGGGTGGTGTTTCCGGTGATGTCTTCCACGCCGCGCACCTGAATCGGCACTTCAAAAATGTCCGACGCCAGTTCGCTGGCGACCGCCGCCGCCTTGCGGTCTTCTAAACAGAGTTGCACCGCGCGCGACGTGCTGGAACTATCAATCAGTTGCACGTTAGGCAGGTTCGACTCCAGCCATTTGCGGCATTGGGCAAGCCCCTGCGGGTGCGAATAGACTTTATCAATCTCGCTCAGTTCCGAAAAACTGATTAGGCAATGGGAAATCGGCAAGTAACGCTCGCCGATGACTTTTACGGTTGAATGGGCAACGCGGTCAAGCGTCTGCGCGACGCTGCCTTCGATGGAGTTCTCGATCGCAACGAGGCCGTAGTCCGCGCGATTGCGCTCCATCGCCTCAAATACCTGGCCGATGGTCACGGTTGGGATGTAATTCGCCGAACGCCCGAAATGGATTTGCGCCGCAGCGTGGTGGTAGCTGCCTTCGGGGCCGAGATACGCAATCGAAATCATCGTTTCCAGTGAACGGCAGGCGCTGATGACTTCGCGGAACACGCTGGCGACGGCTTCGTCAGTCAGCGGCCCGTCATTCAGTTCGCGCAATTTGTCGAGAATCGCTTTTTCACGCGACGGGATATAAAACTCGGCCTCACGTTCGCTTTTAAGTTTGCCGATGGCCTGCGCCTGCCTGGCGCGGTCGTTGAGCAAACTCAATATTTCGCTGTCGATCTCGTCGATGCGGTTGCGAATTCCGTTCAATTGTTGTTCTAATGCAGAACGGTCTTTTTCCGGGGCGTTCAAAGCCTTCACCTCTCCCAAAAAGGTAGAAAAAATCCTATGTCGGACTATTTAGATTGTAAAGAAATAAGGATAGCGCAATCCCGCCTGACAGCGTAGGCGAAACTGCATGGGAATACATAGAAGCCGTCTCAAAAACAATGGTGACAAAAAGGGAATCCGGCTTATCAAAAATTGACAAACCAATTCTGGCATGGGTGCGACTCTGGGAGCGCCTGTGAACAGGGCAATAAAGCCCGCACTGAAGCGAGCAGAGATGTACCCATGCCTCTCACGGCGAATGATCAAGTATTTATGAGGTGGCTTCGAGTCTCGGGGAGTGTTTCAGTGCAAGATGTAAGACATATTGGGCGAATCTTCGCCGATCCAGCCATCGCCGCCCAGAATCATATTGACCAGAAACTGCACGTCATCTTCATCGACTTCTTGCGAGTCGAAAAAGAACGAGCGTTCAACCACTTCTTCGCGTTGTTGGGGGGTCAATTTGCCTTCGACCACGAGCCGCGTTAAATAGCCGCGCGCCTGCGGGGTCAACTTCATTTGTTCCAAATATTGATAAACTAAATTAGTTTTGAATGGAAACGGAACCGAAGCGCCGTCTTCAATACGTGAGCGGATCCGGTTCGCGACCTCAAACGCAACGTCGATTTCGTTGTCGTTGAAACCCCGTCCCTCGAGTTGTTCGGTCAATTCGCGCCGAACCAACCCCCAATCCTCATCTTCATGTTCCAGCGATTTTGCCAGAATAAAACTCACCATTTCAATTAAGCGGGTCAACATGAACGATGATCGCTCCCTTCGGTTCGCCCTACGTCTCTTCCGTTGCGGTTCCACGAATTACCACAACTATAACATAGATTGAGCCGGTCTCAATAATAAATTTCGTTAAATGTCTCACATAAGTATAAGTGTTTCATCGAAAACTGACTAGCGCAGCTCTTCGGGGTTCTTCCACTGTATAAAAAAGGTTCATCCGGTAAGTGAGTACTTACATTGATGGATGGCCATAATATTGATTCAGAAACAGGCTCCGGCATTTCATAAATTGACAAACCAATCAGGCATGAGTGGAACTCTGGGAGCGCCTGTGCATAAGGGCTTGAAAGCCCGCACTGAAGCGAGCAGAGTTGTACCCATGCCTCATACAGCGAAAGATCAAGAAATTACGAAAAAGCGTCAAAAAAACACAATTCAATTTGTGATAAAGTATCCAAATACCGGAAGAATCTAAAAAACTCTTGGTTTCGACGGGTTGACGCATTCGCATCCCTAAGTAATATCTTTTTGGTACAAAACGGGCCATTAGCTCAATTGGTAGAGCGTCCGACTCTTAATCGGCAGGTTATAGGTTCAATTCCTATATGGCCCAGTTTTTAACCTCCCTATCATATTAATCAGAGAGCCTATTTCTCTCAAATATAAATTCCCAGACTATTCGTTTTGTTTGATATTTTTCATATTTCGAATTCTATCTCTTCAGAAGTACCTGAAAGTTCGCCAGTACGATTCACTCTACTGAAGTTCTAGCAATTGCAAGTTTTTCTTTGCTTTATCCTCTTCTCTCTTTCGAGATTCATACTTCTCCAACGTCACAACATCGCATTCCAGCATTTGAGCGCCCGGCATATCCATGCGGGGTTTTTGCTGCAATGCCATTTTGCCCTCACGGATGATTTCGAGCGCACGCTGATAATTAGCAGGGCTCAAACCTATGAGACATGGACTGTGTTCAGGACGGGTAAAGTTACATTGTGAGCCTTCGAGTTCAGTGCTTATGTCTCCGACCATAACCCCGGTCAATTCTCGAAGTTCATCGATTTGGTCATTGGTTAGCGGGGACCGGCCAAAAACATTATCGGGATACACGCTGGCGTATGAACCGTAATATGGCGCGTTGAGATCAATCCAAGTGATGATCCGGGCCATGCTTTCCTGGTCAATCTCTAAATTCTGATGTCCGCTTTGGATCACATCCACCAGACGGCTGCGGTGAGACCCCCACGCATACGGAGGCAAGACTTCGGCGGGGCCGTCATCAACCGCTTTGACCAATAACTTTTTATCTGACGGCTGGTCACGATACCAACGCAATGCTGATTTGTTCCGAAGTTCCAGGTACGAAGTGTTAAATGCCAATCCCAAATCACCGGATAGGTTTAACGCCTCACCCGCTTTTTTATCGTAGTCGTGACATTTGACGCAATAGCGGTCAAACACCGGTTGCACTTCAGTGAGATAATTAAAATCCCGTGGTTCGCCATACCAATGTTCAATGTTGCTGGGCTTTCGTTGTAACGCTTGAAGGTCTCCAGAGAATTTAGGAGCCGCCTGCCTGTCATCATGGCAGCCGATACACCCCTGCAATTCACCAGGCCGGACAATCGTCCCGCTTCGCATCGTTTGAACCATCATGCCGTTTTGATCAAGCAATTGGAAATAGATAAAGGTGTCTGCAGGAACTTCAAGATAGGCGGAGCCATCGTTTTCAACAGGAACGTCGCCCAAGATGCGCTTGTTATTGGTGCAGTTAAAATTCATCGCGGGAGCCTGCGTCGCGTCCAGGTTCCAGTTTGTCTGCGTCCAGAACCGCTTGACGGGCGCTTCAATGACGCGCAGGGTTTTGACTACGCCACGCTCTACTTGCTCCATTCCGCCGCCGGTATAGACATCGGCGACATAGAGAAGCCCGGTATCCTTTGAATAATCCACACGAGATGGAATATAGGTCGGCCGGTCAGACGGCTTGAGAGGCATGGGGTCAAAACAGCCTTGCTGTTCTTCATAAAGACAAATTTCATTACCAAATCGGTCTAAAAGAAAAATGCCCGTCCGTTCGCCCTCAATGGTTCGTGAACACAAGAAATAGGTATCTGACAGCGGGAATGGATCTTCATACTTTTGTTCTAACCGGGTGAAGTTGTCTATTTGTCCGCCGTGTGGGTGATTGCGTTGTTTTCCTTTTCCATAGCCCGTGTTGTTCGTGATTAATGAACTCAAATCATCAGGCCAGCTGTGTACAACCGGCTCGTTGCCATCCATTCCAACTTCGCGGTCAATGATTCCAATCGCGCCCCACGGTCTGTCGTGACACGACCCTAAAGTGGCAATTAGCATTGAAGTATCTGGTATGCTGCGGGCATCCATAATGCCGCCGGGAGACCAGGCGTTATTGCCGTAATACACTACATGGTTCGTTCCATCAGGGTATGTCGTCCACAACCCAAAGGCGGGGCCGAAATGCTTATCAACATATTCCCACCGATCATAGAGGATGCGTCCATCAGGCAACAGACTGGGATGCCCTTCAAACAATGTGTTTCGCCCAATCTGGTGAATATTGTCTCCTTGAGGCCCCATGCGAAAGAGGTTGCCCATGATATGCCGATTGCATTGGCAAAATTTTGGTTCGCGAGTCGAGACAAAAACGATGTCATCATT encodes:
- the pheA gene encoding prephenate dehydratase, with amino-acid sequence MNAPEKDRSALEQQLNGIRNRIDEIDSEILSLLNDRARQAQAIGKLKSEREAEFYIPSREKAILDKLRELNDGPLTDEAVASVFREVISACRSLETMISIAYLGPEGSYHHAAAQIHFGRSANYIPTVTIGQVFEAMERNRADYGLVAIENSIEGSVAQTLDRVAHSTVKVIGERYLPISHCLISFSELSEIDKVYSHPQGLAQCRKWLESNLPNVQLIDSSSTSRAVQLCLEDRKAAAVASELASDIFEVPIQVRGVEDITGNTTRFYILGKKALQPSKEDKTSMAVYVRDQVGALYKMLEPFKKNKVNLTNIVSRPSKQEAWQYMFFLECEGHHQDENVAGAIRDIESFSLFVKILGSYPRALRPNRDEIL
- a CDS encoding prephenate dehydrogenase/arogenate dehydrogenase family protein: MARDLPFFQRIGIYGVGLLGGSVGLAIKRRWPQAQVVGIGRSVERLNEAVQCGAVDEISTQPDAIEPKLDALILCTPVRLIPENFKQTLASLTPNAVVTDVGSTKDELVAQCEAVAGNRVRFVGSHPMAGSHETGVAAARAELLDGRVCIVTPNETSDAEAVKLTLEFWQELGMRVTEMSPADHDRLTAHSSHLPHLTAKALCRVAEAQGDAILPVVGTGFHDTTRLAAGSPDIWFDICLDNQSAICDALTALSDELISLKKLIESGDEAGLREFLEKAKAWKDKHGPRNDSKE
- a CDS encoding DUF5060 domain-containing protein is translated as MSIHHCFARLRYGVLLPLACLIFAPLSYSLGQYEIFEAFAEDNAEYENPFDSDIVKVDATITAEFGETFLVPCFYTKDNQWGLRYAASEPGTYQYKINAVQDGAARELASGEFTIEPSDEQGFIRVGESGRYFVYDNGDSYFPLGENMGWVSRSLSDWTGYLDECHAAKINWIRIWMVSWGYTELVWSPQGGRYHGLDAYDLDNAALWDGILQNAKERGITVTLVVNHHGQYSNSTNPIWDENPYNKANGGYLNGPSEFFTDERAKKDYRDKLRYLVGRYGAFTNLMAWEFWNEVDLTSNFDMAVVRDWHEEMAAYLASIDPYDHLRSTSGSGDVSPLHRIDGIDYAQTHSYTNNLIERQQSVAKRYFEDEMHKPHFFSEMAYDWRGPTRSDKEGVSLHNQLWSSVHSYDCGTAMTWWWDNWIRPADLYHHFRFLADYIEDVDWEREQLLPTTVLIAPQKDNADDFTFIPEQGWGETDHETFEILPDGTVDGLNQATTFIHGNSHRNMAPNPVFQVTLDAPREFTVQLERVARAGAALRIYVNDALVRSEVFAASSEDTTMSGDQGRIVVSLAEGENSIKIRNVGADWVELRSLSISQFVQRPVGFARGAAERALVWIQDRAHRYVVFDQYPNAETLQPTTVKLPGYTSGEYRVVRFDPWSAARETIGDFQAGEAGLEFPLHTFTRDVAYQITRRSANVKSAKAH
- a CDS encoding DUF494 family protein gives rise to the protein MLTRLIEMVSFILAKSLEHEDEDWGLVRRELTEQLEGRGFNDNEIDVAFEVANRIRSRIEDGASVPFPFKTNLVYQYLEQMKLTPQARGYLTRLVVEGKLTPQQREEVVERSFFFDSQEVDEDDVQFLVNMILGGDGWIGEDSPNMSYILH
- a CDS encoding peptidyl-prolyl cis-trans isomerase, producing the protein MLEFLNAHKKNIMAATLWLVIPSFVLLYGYGQCAAPQQVQWVAKVNGEDVSTREWEFHQDDIRRRVEQQNPDAEIDTDMVREQALRETIVATLLRQIAKKWGVDTTNQEVVQNIQSTPAFQDENGNFNVAAYRTILQYNGINPVNYEEQQRDFMTLGKIRYLASSSGFQAASELGQSEEREKISMDIDYLAFEPTKYTDEVVVDDAELAAFFQENIEDYRVPEQRRASYVYFPASDYIQDATFFDAQLERYFNNNRQNYEVAEKVRVQYLTYKPENFADQTTASDEEVQAFFESNKGKYVTQARVKFRYIQEPLETYAASQDVSDEDVAAFYEQNIVRYQHGEEAKASHLLLRVDEDKTDESVQQRIAEITQEITNGDLTFAEAAEKYSEDPTAKQNKGDLGYFGRGVMVPAFDEAAFSLPIGDLSDPVKTQFGYHLLKVEDRKEEGTDSLESVSGEIRSTLQKQRAVEAMQEKAGSLVSLDTVQNEYEIQTSDWVERGGAIPGIPTTDGFYLTSAAFRNDENAPVVLAGNARTQNLYLVETLEREESRDMTLDEAREQVVQDVKEEKAGGIAQTAAEEDIDKIRTASSALETIAADRGLTLETSQPFGRSDNFIPGFGARPFALVGAAFGSQDGEVNGPFTTSTGTHIIRLLAREPARLPELDEVRRQVEADYTRDQSAQLARISASEFANNLFDAASNLASVAQEKGVTASETELISLNDPIGITASDPRLSQAIFDLGAVGESTYIPVESTSRPNPQSREEVLNGYYIFELMEIKEDYLPELAEAKDSVEADFRLKKAEAIALEEANKTLKAVQSAIASSEPVTATQAVDFADFVAEDDDAAAGRKAAHRGPYTMTGGGQVPGIGRSPVIIKTLLQMEPGQVSQTVTNYQFKMVEGERVQGPMSGAYILQLLGKETKEEVAPSPFAQFIEQRQQMAAASAWLEQVSAEATIEYNDELLNPISDDEETMDAEGEETAQAGAAS